A DNA window from Candidatus Nanopelagicales bacterium contains the following coding sequences:
- a CDS encoding LppX_LprAFG lipoprotein has product MITNRPFIAAAGFVAAGLLAAGCSASSTPSTTPAPADSPSVAVTASPAAFMAQATQSTTSSGSARVTFTTSVGGMADQGIAIRGDGVVNFTDDEAALRVSSSLFGGGSDIEVTVVDGKSYIKVPIFGNKWIEAPAEEFGLSGADPSQSLQMLQDIADLQEVGAENIDGVQATKYTGTIDLKKAIEQLGLPTGQTSEIEKNLDKVDGQSQVTVWVDSENRIVRFDQKMTIDIGAGKPVETMSSTTMTDFGIETDIVPPPADQVVSVDSLKDLAELNSGVDG; this is encoded by the coding sequence ATGATCACCAACCGCCCCTTCATCGCAGCCGCGGGCTTCGTGGCTGCCGGACTCCTCGCCGCGGGGTGCTCCGCCAGTTCCACGCCGTCGACCACTCCGGCCCCCGCCGATTCTCCCTCCGTGGCGGTCACCGCATCTCCGGCTGCCTTCATGGCGCAGGCCACCCAAAGCACGACATCGTCGGGGAGCGCCCGAGTCACCTTCACGACCTCTGTGGGTGGAATGGCCGACCAGGGCATCGCCATCCGTGGTGACGGCGTGGTCAACTTCACCGACGACGAGGCGGCGCTGCGGGTGAGTTCGAGCTTGTTCGGTGGCGGCAGCGACATCGAGGTCACGGTGGTCGACGGCAAGAGCTACATCAAGGTCCCCATCTTCGGCAACAAGTGGATCGAAGCACCCGCCGAGGAATTCGGGCTCAGCGGAGCAGATCCGAGCCAAAGCCTGCAGATGCTGCAGGACATCGCAGACCTGCAAGAGGTGGGCGCGGAGAACATCGATGGCGTCCAAGCCACCAAGTACACGGGCACGATCGATCTGAAGAAGGCGATCGAGCAGTTGGGGCTGCCCACCGGTCAGACCAGCGAGATCGAGAAGAACCTCGACAAGGTCGACGGCCAGTCACAGGTCACCGTGTGGGTCGACAGCGAGAACCGGATCGTGCGATTCGACCAGAAGATGACCATCGACATCGGTGCCGGCAAGCCGGTCGAGACCATGTCCAGTACCACCATGACCGACTTCGGCATAGAGACCGACATCGTCCCGCCCCCCGCCGATCAGGTCGTCAGCGTCGACAGCCTGAAGGACCTGGCCGAACTCAACAGTGGTGTGGACGGCTGA
- a CDS encoding phenylalanine--tRNA ligase beta subunit-related protein, which yields MADSALDDFLAGGTVDAAVFDLRPDYRAMLVAVSGLTPGASDPASDALLETAEKTGQDALRLMPADQLPHVAAWRDAYRGFGSKPQRTRNSLEALLRRVDSGLPRINRLTDIYNAISVIHQIPLGGEDLDRYVGAPQLRRATGQEPFDTVASGEKVIEHPDPGEVVWCDDQGVTCRRWNWRQARRTQLSDHTTAGLFILDALDPVTDDQLHAAARDLVTHLDRLGPDVQWARRLVTSTTSDSHGRSGIR from the coding sequence ATGGCTGACAGCGCCCTTGACGATTTCCTCGCCGGCGGTACGGTCGACGCGGCTGTGTTCGACCTGCGCCCCGATTACCGCGCCATGCTCGTGGCGGTGAGCGGACTGACCCCGGGAGCGTCGGACCCAGCAAGCGACGCCCTCCTCGAGACCGCGGAGAAAACCGGGCAGGACGCCCTTCGTCTGATGCCCGCGGACCAACTCCCCCACGTGGCGGCCTGGCGCGACGCGTACCGCGGATTCGGGTCAAAACCGCAGCGCACGCGCAACAGTCTTGAGGCACTGCTGCGGCGCGTGGACTCCGGGCTGCCTCGCATCAACCGGCTGACCGACATCTACAACGCCATCTCCGTGATCCACCAGATCCCGTTGGGGGGCGAGGACCTCGACCGCTATGTCGGCGCCCCTCAGTTGCGCCGAGCGACCGGTCAGGAGCCCTTCGACACCGTCGCCTCCGGCGAGAAGGTGATCGAGCACCCAGATCCGGGCGAGGTGGTGTGGTGTGACGACCAGGGAGTGACGTGTCGGCGTTGGAACTGGCGCCAGGCGCGTCGTACTCAACTGAGTGATCACACCACCGCGGGCTTGTTCATCCTCGACGCACTCGACCCTGTGACCGACGATCAATTGCACGCCGCCGCGCGGGATCTGGTGACCCACCTGGATCGCCTCGGGCCCGACGTCCAGTGGGCCCGTCGACTGGTGACGAGCACGACCTCCGACAGTCACGGCCGAAGTGGAATCCGATGA
- a CDS encoding XRE family transcriptional regulator codes for MDSATAALAGAIGARVKQERQSRGWTLDTLAVAADVSRRTVVNVERGSANPSVAILLRLSEALGVGLPDLVEPPQPSPVAVTRRGTGPVLWTGDCGGAAVMVAGTVRPDVLEMWDWTLGPGDRHTSEAHAPGTRELLHVHVGTLTLGVGAQAFTLGPGDAAAFPGDVAHSYSNPAAPDSRPSGQPTRFSLAVSEPTKALREATSVDLPRVEPTSPEVGHG; via the coding sequence ATGGATTCCGCGACCGCCGCGCTTGCCGGCGCGATAGGTGCCCGCGTCAAGCAGGAACGTCAGTCCCGCGGTTGGACCCTGGACACACTGGCCGTGGCCGCGGACGTGAGCCGCAGAACGGTCGTCAACGTGGAGCGTGGCAGCGCGAACCCGAGTGTCGCGATCCTGCTCCGCCTCAGTGAGGCACTGGGCGTCGGGCTGCCCGACCTGGTGGAACCCCCGCAGCCCTCGCCGGTGGCCGTCACCCGCAGGGGCACCGGGCCCGTCCTGTGGACCGGAGATTGCGGCGGGGCCGCCGTGATGGTCGCCGGCACCGTGCGACCGGACGTGCTGGAGATGTGGGACTGGACATTGGGTCCCGGAGACCGCCACACCAGCGAGGCCCACGCACCGGGCACCCGCGAACTCCTGCACGTCCACGTCGGCACGCTCACGCTCGGGGTCGGCGCGCAGGCGTTCACCCTTGGTCCGGGGGACGCCGCCGCCTTCCCCGGGGACGTGGCACATTCCTACTCGAATCCCGCCGCCCCCGACTCCCGTCCGTCTGGGCAACCGACACGGTTCTCGCTGGCTGTATCCGAGCCGACCAAAGCGCTCAGAGAAGCCACCAGCGTCGACCTACCAAGAGTCGAACCGACATCACCGGAGGTAGGCCATGGCTGA
- a CDS encoding diacylglycerol kinase family protein codes for MARQWIVITHPLRRRLAACAALLVGGLATLLLLTTVLANPIASLLSVIGFVVAVVSGWVALTNRGVKRNRALAAAIAGCLLLVAAVIGDDEHRFYLTLALVGLLAATSSGRVALGHPPRRPDSDVPVGRSRHPALVVNPKSGDGRAAQLGLVERARELGIHVFVWDGSDTPLQLARRAVAEGADALGMAGGDGSLAPVARLAADHGIDFVCIPAGTRNHFALDLGLDRSDPLAALTAFGPAFRRRIDLAWVNDRPFVNNVSLGLYGEIVQDEAYREDKLGTALARLPDVINENPQDLDLRYTDADGVARDDAQVVLVSNNPYTFTVGGSVGRRELDAGELGIVCLRVDGGVRAAEVVTAVLGSGNSDSMRSWTSRAFEVRSGGPVAAGLDGEALTLEPPLRFSSAPASVGVRIPPSAPGQSPAARRSSYEFAIAELLRRAVLPSRRWTSPEEFPVAG; via the coding sequence ATGGCCCGACAATGGATCGTGATCACTCACCCACTGCGCCGACGGCTGGCGGCCTGTGCTGCCTTGCTGGTGGGTGGCCTGGCGACTCTGCTGCTGCTCACGACGGTGCTCGCCAATCCGATCGCCAGTCTGTTGTCGGTGATCGGCTTCGTGGTGGCGGTGGTCTCGGGTTGGGTCGCACTGACCAACCGGGGCGTCAAGCGCAACCGGGCATTGGCCGCTGCGATCGCCGGATGCCTCCTGCTGGTCGCCGCCGTCATCGGTGACGACGAGCATCGGTTCTACCTGACGCTCGCCCTCGTCGGACTGTTGGCCGCCACAAGCTCGGGTCGCGTGGCGCTCGGCCATCCGCCGCGTCGCCCGGACAGCGACGTACCGGTGGGCCGTTCCCGGCATCCCGCTCTGGTGGTCAATCCCAAGTCGGGCGATGGACGCGCAGCGCAACTCGGACTGGTCGAGCGTGCCCGGGAACTCGGAATCCACGTCTTCGTCTGGGACGGCTCCGATACCCCCCTGCAGCTGGCTCGGCGAGCGGTCGCCGAGGGCGCCGATGCGTTGGGCATGGCAGGTGGTGACGGGTCACTTGCCCCGGTGGCGCGATTGGCCGCAGACCACGGTATCGACTTCGTCTGCATCCCGGCCGGCACCCGGAATCACTTCGCGCTCGACCTCGGACTGGACCGCTCGGATCCGCTGGCGGCCCTGACCGCCTTCGGTCCGGCCTTCCGGCGCCGGATCGATCTGGCCTGGGTCAACGATCGTCCGTTCGTGAACAACGTCTCATTGGGGCTGTACGGCGAGATCGTGCAGGACGAGGCCTACCGCGAGGACAAGTTGGGCACGGCGCTCGCGCGACTGCCCGACGTGATCAACGAGAACCCCCAGGACCTCGACCTGCGCTACACCGATGCCGACGGCGTTGCGCGCGACGACGCCCAAGTTGTGCTCGTGTCCAACAATCCGTACACCTTCACAGTGGGGGGGTCGGTCGGTCGCCGCGAACTCGATGCCGGCGAACTCGGCATCGTGTGCCTGCGCGTGGACGGCGGAGTCCGGGCGGCGGAGGTCGTGACGGCTGTGCTCGGATCCGGCAACTCCGACTCGATGCGGTCCTGGACCAGTCGCGCATTCGAGGTACGTTCCGGAGGTCCGGTCGCGGCCGGGCTCGACGGTGAGGCGCTCACGTTGGAACCGCCCCTGAGGTTCAGCAGTGCCCCGGCATCGGTGGGCGTGCGGATTCCGCCCTCGGCGCCCGGCCAATCCCCGGCGGCTCGGCGTTCGAGCTATGAGTTCGCGATCGCCGAGTTGCTGCGTCGGGCAGTACTTCCCTCACGTCGCTGGACATCGCCGGAAGAGTTCCCGGTGGCGGGGTGA
- a CDS encoding TerC family protein: protein MFDVPLWAWAGVLALILVMLAIDLFAHRRAHVIGVREALGWSIFWVALGVGFGILIWSVYGAEFGAQYFAGYVIEKSLAVDNVFVWAIIFGYFAVPREYQHRVLFYGVIGALIFRGAFIAAGSVLIASFSFVLYLFGVFLVFTGIQMLRHRNEHIDVANSRVLRWFRRAVPHTDEYHGQRFWVKKAGVWVATPLLSVLVLIEITDIIFAVDSIPAIFAVTQEPFLVFTANAFAILGLRAMYFLLADLIDRFTYLKTGLAFVLIWVGVKMLLLMVGVKVPTLLSLGIVIAIITTSIVISLRSTRGRKRPLGADAEDAESQQTASPRVEIPIDQQQRP from the coding sequence ATGTTTGATGTTCCCCTGTGGGCTTGGGCCGGCGTCCTGGCGCTGATCCTCGTCATGCTCGCCATCGATCTGTTTGCCCACCGCCGCGCGCACGTCATCGGAGTCAGGGAGGCGCTCGGCTGGTCGATCTTCTGGGTCGCGCTGGGAGTCGGCTTCGGGATCCTGATCTGGTCCGTCTACGGTGCCGAGTTCGGTGCTCAGTACTTCGCGGGCTACGTCATCGAGAAGTCGTTGGCCGTCGACAACGTCTTCGTCTGGGCCATCATCTTCGGCTACTTCGCCGTGCCACGCGAATACCAGCATCGAGTCCTGTTCTACGGCGTCATCGGGGCCCTGATATTCCGGGGTGCCTTCATCGCGGCCGGCTCGGTCCTGATCGCCAGTTTCTCCTTCGTCCTGTACCTCTTCGGCGTCTTCTTGGTGTTCACCGGAATCCAGATGCTGCGGCACCGCAACGAGCACATCGACGTCGCCAACAGTCGAGTGCTGCGGTGGTTCCGGCGGGCCGTCCCTCACACCGACGAGTACCACGGGCAGCGGTTCTGGGTGAAGAAGGCCGGGGTCTGGGTCGCGACCCCACTGCTGTCGGTCCTCGTTCTGATCGAGATCACCGACATCATCTTCGCGGTCGACTCGATTCCCGCGATCTTCGCTGTCACGCAGGAACCGTTCCTCGTGTTCACTGCGAACGCCTTCGCGATCCTGGGTCTGCGCGCGATGTACTTCCTGCTCGCTGACCTGATCGACCGGTTCACCTACCTGAAGACAGGCTTGGCGTTCGTTCTGATCTGGGTGGGAGTCAAGATGCTGCTGCTCATGGTGGGCGTCAAAGTGCCGACCTTGCTGAGTCTGGGCATCGTGATCGCCATCATCACGACGAGCATCGTCATCAGCCTGAGGTCGACCCGGGGGAGGAAGCGCCCGCTCGGCGCCGACGCGGAGGATGCCGAATCCCAGCAAACCGCGAGTCCACGCGTCGAGATTCCCATCGACCAGCAACAACGGCCGTAA
- a CDS encoding MFS transporter has protein sequence MSADPQPQLTGRKKWVALVFLSLGVAMIILDATVVNVAIPTMVKDLGLSTTDAEWVNAIYALTFASLLLLSGRLADIVGRRLMFVSGVVVFAVSSGLVAMSDGAVELIGARALQGIGAAMILPASLSVLNAVYRGRDRAVAFAVWGATIGGMAALGPLVGGWLTTYASWHWAFLINIPIAVIVVIGVLALVPETRDLVDRSGADLPGTILGTLGLAFFVFGLIEGQTYGWLAAKKPFQIGGWQWPLDNVSPAAVGLFGGVLLVLVFLWVEKSRAAANRTVLVDLRLFRIRTFGVGNLVAALVSLGEFGLLFTLPLFLQSVIGYDALQTGVILLALAVGSFVASGVGAPLAQRIGPVRVLRTGMALEVIGVLLITVVISTTVTGWAMVPGLFIYGLGVGFATAQLTGVILSEVPVAESGQASAVQSTSRQVGAAIGTALLGATLVAGLSSVAGELTDRGVPQPVADQVTSAVQGSAGTAVAALPAQPGGDVLFAGASQGFASATEDVGYVAAALIALGLMAAFLLPADAARTEAAGYVSAKEEESAAEEDSADGEESAAE, from the coding sequence ATGAGCGCTGACCCGCAGCCGCAGTTGACCGGTCGCAAGAAGTGGGTGGCACTGGTCTTCCTGTCGCTCGGCGTGGCGATGATCATCCTGGACGCGACGGTGGTCAACGTCGCGATCCCGACCATGGTCAAGGACCTCGGCCTGTCCACCACGGATGCCGAGTGGGTCAACGCGATCTATGCGCTGACATTCGCCTCACTGCTTCTGCTGTCCGGGCGGTTGGCCGACATCGTCGGACGGCGGCTGATGTTCGTCTCCGGTGTGGTCGTGTTCGCCGTCTCGAGTGGTCTGGTCGCGATGTCGGACGGCGCTGTGGAACTCATCGGCGCACGGGCGTTGCAGGGGATCGGTGCGGCCATGATCCTGCCGGCGTCCTTGTCGGTCCTCAATGCCGTGTACCGCGGTCGTGATCGTGCGGTCGCCTTCGCCGTGTGGGGCGCCACGATCGGTGGCATGGCCGCCTTGGGGCCGCTCGTCGGTGGCTGGCTGACCACATACGCGTCCTGGCACTGGGCGTTCCTGATCAACATCCCCATCGCGGTCATTGTCGTGATCGGGGTTCTGGCGCTCGTCCCCGAGACCCGCGACCTGGTGGATCGATCCGGCGCCGACCTTCCGGGGACGATCCTGGGCACGCTGGGCCTGGCGTTCTTCGTCTTCGGGCTCATCGAGGGACAGACCTACGGATGGCTGGCTGCCAAGAAGCCGTTCCAGATCGGTGGCTGGCAGTGGCCTTTGGACAACGTGTCGCCGGCGGCCGTGGGACTGTTCGGTGGAGTGCTCCTCGTGCTGGTGTTTCTCTGGGTCGAGAAGAGCCGTGCTGCCGCCAACCGCACTGTCCTGGTGGATTTGAGACTCTTCCGGATCCGCACGTTCGGTGTCGGCAACCTGGTGGCGGCCCTGGTGAGTCTGGGGGAGTTCGGACTGCTGTTCACGCTCCCCCTGTTCCTGCAGTCGGTCATCGGATACGACGCATTGCAGACCGGGGTCATCTTGTTGGCGTTGGCCGTCGGATCCTTCGTGGCCAGCGGTGTCGGAGCGCCCCTCGCCCAGCGCATCGGGCCGGTTCGGGTCCTACGCACCGGGATGGCCTTGGAGGTGATCGGCGTACTGCTGATCACGGTGGTCATCTCGACGACTGTGACGGGGTGGGCGATGGTTCCGGGGTTGTTCATCTACGGATTGGGTGTCGGATTCGCCACGGCGCAGCTCACCGGAGTGATCTTGTCCGAGGTCCCCGTGGCCGAGTCAGGTCAGGCGTCGGCGGTTCAGTCGACCTCCCGCCAAGTGGGAGCGGCCATCGGTACCGCCCTCTTGGGCGCGACTCTCGTGGCAGGACTGAGTTCGGTCGCAGGGGAACTCACCGACCGGGGTGTGCCGCAGCCGGTCGCCGATCAGGTCACCAGCGCGGTCCAGGGAAGCGCCGGCACTGCAGTGGCGGCACTGCCCGCTCAGCCCGGTGGCGATGTGCTGTTCGCAGGGGCATCGCAGGGTTTCGCATCCGCCACCGAGGACGTCGGCTATGTCGCCGCCGCGTTGATCGCCCTGGGTCTGATGGCAGCCTTCCTCCTCCCTGCCGATGCTGCTCGGACCGAGGCTGCCGGGTACGTGTCCGCCAAGGAGGAAGAGTCGGCCGCTGAGGAGGATTCGGCCGATGGAGAAGAGTCCGCAGCCGAGTAA
- a CDS encoding Dabb family protein: protein MLTHIVMWRFHDPADVDEAVSKLRGMVGKVAGANSIKVGRNRNESANAFELVLISEHDSPDALTTYAADPVHQDIVSWMSDRVATRAVVDTDSLG from the coding sequence ATGCTGACTCACATCGTCATGTGGCGTTTCCACGATCCGGCAGACGTCGACGAGGCGGTGTCGAAGTTGCGTGGCATGGTCGGCAAGGTCGCCGGCGCCAACTCGATCAAGGTAGGGCGCAACCGCAACGAATCGGCGAATGCGTTCGAACTCGTCCTGATCAGCGAGCACGACTCCCCGGACGCCCTCACCACGTACGCGGCGGATCCCGTTCATCAAGACATCGTGTCCTGGATGAGTGACCGGGTTGCGACCCGGGCAGTGGTCGACACCGACTCACTGGGCTGA
- a CDS encoding LOG family protein — MTNMSAAIDTLTRRRVDDPDLVRQLNGLIEECGGDSTSRDGRLVRDLLATSLKLITDRRHTGELKLLTNSFKEMRHAYRVFGGYNGAPRVSIFGSARTPADHPDYQTAVSFSRMMAEQGWLVITGAGEGIMKAGHEGPGPQNSFGLSIRLPFETTANSVISGDHKLINFRYFFTRKLMFLSQSQAITAFPGGFGTQDELLEALTLIQTGKSAVVPVVLIEGPDSNYWERWDRYVREELLGGGFLSPADTSLYYLAIDAQDAVDHITRFFSNYHSSRYVGRELVLRLRSPLTTRQLRHLNREFADLVEAGEMYQRPADDIEGEYLDLPRLVFTHTRASFGRLRQLIDRVNDYALDNGRALDNRGAADSGRALDNGRALDNDGA; from the coding sequence ATGACCAACATGTCAGCAGCGATCGACACCCTCACTCGCCGGCGAGTGGATGATCCCGATCTCGTCAGGCAGCTGAACGGACTGATCGAGGAGTGCGGCGGTGACAGCACCTCGCGCGACGGTCGCCTGGTGCGGGATCTGCTCGCCACCTCGCTCAAACTGATCACCGATCGCCGCCACACCGGAGAACTGAAACTGCTCACGAACTCCTTCAAGGAGATGCGGCACGCCTACCGGGTGTTCGGGGGCTACAACGGCGCCCCGAGAGTCAGCATCTTCGGATCCGCGCGGACACCGGCGGATCATCCGGATTACCAGACCGCCGTGAGTTTCTCTCGCATGATGGCCGAACAGGGCTGGCTCGTGATCACGGGAGCCGGTGAGGGCATCATGAAGGCCGGTCATGAGGGCCCGGGTCCGCAGAACTCGTTCGGATTGTCCATTCGACTGCCGTTCGAGACGACGGCCAACTCGGTGATCTCCGGCGATCACAAGCTGATCAACTTCCGCTACTTCTTCACACGCAAACTCATGTTCCTCAGCCAAAGCCAGGCGATCACTGCCTTCCCGGGCGGGTTCGGGACCCAGGATGAACTCCTCGAGGCACTCACCCTGATTCAGACAGGTAAGTCCGCCGTGGTTCCGGTGGTCCTCATCGAGGGACCTGACTCGAACTACTGGGAGCGGTGGGATCGCTACGTGCGAGAGGAACTCCTCGGCGGTGGTTTCCTCAGCCCGGCCGACACGTCGCTGTATTACCTCGCCATCGACGCCCAGGATGCTGTCGACCACATCACCCGCTTCTTCAGCAACTACCACTCGTCGCGATATGTGGGGCGCGAACTCGTCCTGCGCCTACGCTCCCCGCTCACCACTCGGCAACTGCGCCACCTCAATCGCGAGTTCGCCGACCTCGTCGAGGCCGGTGAGATGTATCAGCGACCGGCGGACGACATCGAGGGCGAGTACCTCGACCTACCGCGTCTTGTATTCACCCACACACGCGCCTCCTTCGGGCGTCTGCGCCAGTTGATCGATCGCGTCAACGACTATGCGCTCGACAACGGGAGGGCGCTCGACAACCGAGGAGCAGCCGACAGCGGCAGGGCGCTCGACAACGGCAGGGCGCTCGACAACGACGGCGCGTAG